AGTAGCAGGAGCTGTCGGCGAGGCCCCTGCGGACGACCCAGGTGGCGTCGCCCTTGTCGAGCGTCGAACTGCTCGACGTGATGGCCGAGATGACCGCCGCGTTGTTCTGGTGGCGGATGTAGTCGGTCGTGCAGCACGAGGTGGTCGCGCGCAGCGAGATCTCCGACCCGGCCGTCAGCGAGCCGGTGCTGCCGGTCGCACCGCCATAGCCGACGGAGACGATGTTGGCCTGGACGGAGTCGTCGGCGGCGTCCGTCGGGATGCCCGAGGTCATGACGCCCTCGAAGAAGGACCCGATGGAACCGTTGCTGTTGTCGCCGCCGGTGCCCAGGACGATCGCGCCCTCCTGATGCATGGGCGAGTAACCACTGGTGGTGGGTTCACCTCCGGAATAAGTGGTCGTGAGACCGCCCGATTGGGCATTGCCGTATTTCAGCGCGAAATGGTCCTGACCGTTGTTCTTCAGCAAAGCGGTCACGAACGGCATCGATCCGGTGCCGGTGTTCGACGTGTTCTTGCTGTAGCCGGAGTCCGACTGGAACAGGCCGTTCTCCAGGTCGGCCTGCACCCAGGGGCCCTGGCCGTAACAGGGCGAGAACCAGCACTCGGTGCCGAAGTTGATCGCGTCCATGTGGCCGTTGCCGGTGTCCTTGTTGTTGGTCTCGGCGTTGCCGTAGTCGAAGCAGCAGCTGCCGTTGACATGAGTGCCGGAGGTCACCATGTACATCCCCTCGGCCGCCCCGTTGGTGGCCACGCCCGAGGTGTAGTTGTCCCGGTAGCCCATGCCGGCCGAGATCTCCAGGCCGTAGACCTGGTGGCCGCCGACGGTCACCGGCAGCGCGTCCGCGGGCGCCCCGACGTCGGCCGCGCCCGCCCCGCCCGCGCCCTCGACGGTGAGGTCGTTGTGGCGCGCGGACTGGTCGTAGAGCTTGGTGATGATGCAGGTGGTACCGGAGCAGAAGGAGTCCTGTGCCGCCGCGTTCGCGTACCCGCCGGCCGCCAGGAGACCGATGTTCGCGGTGGCGCTGTCGGAGGCGCGCTGCACCTGGTAGAGCGAGCCGTTGTACGACGAGTAGAGCGCTCTGACGAGGCTGTGCGCGGCGACACAGGGCGTGCCCGCGGCGGCGTAGACGTCACAGGGCAGCGATCCCGCGGCGGTGGCCGCCGGGGCGCCGACGGCGAGCGCGACGACGGCCGCCAACACCGACAGCACGGCCAGCACGGCGCTTCTCGGGCGCGACGATCTTGGTAACACAATGCACCTCTTCCGTTCCTGGTAGGACAGTGCGGGTACCTGGTCGAAATACCGGACATCGTTCGATCGAAATGCCGAACCATTCCCGGTCGAAATGTCGAACGTTTGCGAATATCGGCTCGGCACAGGATCGGCAAAGGCGATCACGGAATGTCGAGGCGATTGTTTGCCCGGAGTCAAGGGCCGTCAAGACGCGCGGAGTCGAACCATGGAGAGTTTTTAGTTTCCGGCGAAGTGCGCACCACGACAGGTCACGCGCCTCCCCCGCCTTACGCTTGGCCCCGTGAACGAGATGCCCCGGGACCACCGGCCCACGAAGTCCGTGCGTGTCCTGCTTGCCGAGGATCAGGGAATGATGCGGGGCGCGCTCGCCCTGTTGCTGGGGATGGAGCCGGACATCGAGGTCGTCGCCCAGGTCGCGGCGGGAGACGCCATCGTGGACGCGGCGCTGACCCACCGCCCGGACGTGGCCCTGCTGGACATCGAGCTGCCCGGGATGAGCGGTCTGGACGCCGCCGCCGTACTGCGCGAACAGGCGCCGGACTGCCGCGTGTTGATCCTCACCACCTTCGGCCGGCCCGGGTATCTGCGGCGCGCGATGGAGGCGGGCGCCGCCGGTTTCCTGGTCAAGGACGGCCCCGTGGAGGACCTGGCCGAGGCGATCCGGCGGGTGCTGACCGGCGAGACGGTCATCGACCCGGCGCTCGCCGCCGCCGCGTTGAGCGCCGGACCCAATCCGCTCACCGCCCGTGAGTGCGACGTCCTGAAGGCCTCGGCGGACGGCGCCACCGTCGCCGACATCGCCTCCAAGCTCCATCTCTCCGAGTCGACCGTCCGCAACTACCTCTCCTCCGCGATCGGCAAGACGAGCACCCGCAACCGCATGGAGGCGATGCGGGAGGCCCGCCAACAGGGCTGGCTCTGACCTCCGGCCGCCCGCCGCACCGCGCGCGAGGGCCCTACTTCGTCACCGCCGCCGCCTTGTAGGTCCTTCCCTCCGGTCCCAGGCAGACGAACCAGTCGGACCGGGAACCGTCCGCCGGGCGGATCGCATCCTCGAAGTCCCCGACGATGCCCGTGCCCGGGGAGGGCCTCGACGCCTCGGTCGTCGAGCCGTCGTCCCAGGTGCAGGTGACCTCCTGGGCGGTGGTGGCGACCTGACCGACCACGAGCCGCTGGTCGGTCCTGCTCGTCGCCGTCCCACTGGTGTCCAGCGGCATCGCGCCGGACGTGAGGTCCGTGCCCGCCATGGTGTCGCCCTTCTCGAACGCTCCCAGCAACTTGATCGACGTCTTGCCGTCCAAGGTCAGGCGGACGAAGTACGAGCTCTTGCCGATGAGCTCGGAGGCGTCGCGCACGTTCACCCACGGCTTGCCGAGCCCGGACCCGGTCATCGCGTCCCGTTGCCCCTGCGCCTCCGCCTTGTTCCGGGGCGCCCCCCAGACGTCGATGACGACCTTCCACTTCTTGCCGTGCTCGGTTCCCCTGGCCAGATCGCTGCGCTGCGGCTCGTACACATGCCGCTCGTCGCCCACCGGCGGCCGTGTCGCCGCCGGCGCGACCTTCTGCGCGTCGCCGCCCGTCACCCCGGCCAGCGCCAGCGTCCCCGTCGAACCGGCGATCACCAGCGCCGCCGCTGCCGCCAGTGCCCAGCGGCGGGCCTTGCGGCGGCGGCCACCACGGACCACCGCCTGGTAGGGGGCTGTGCCGATCTCCGCCTCGTCCGCGGCGTCGGCCAGCAGGAAGGCGATGTCCCTGTGTGTCATGTCGTGGTTCGTCTCCCGGTCCGCGCTCATCACTTCCGCCCTCCGTGCGTCACCATGTCCGCCAGGCCCGGTATGGCGCGCAGCTTCGCGATCCCCTTCGCCGCGTTGCTCTTCACCGCGCCCACCGAACAGCCCATCGCCTCCGCCGCCTGGCTCTCGCTCAGGTCCTCCCAGTACCGCAGGACCACCGCCTCGCGCTGGCGCGGCGGCAGTTGGACGAGCGCCGTCAGCAGGGCGCTGCGGTCGTCGGCCTGGGCGATCCGGTCACCTTGGTCCGGCAGTTCGTGCGTGAGCCCCGAGTCGTCCTTCGGCGCCAGGAACTCCTTGAGCCTTCTGCGGTGTTTGCGGGCATGCGCGTTGATCATCACGCGCCGTACGTAGGCCTCCGGATCGTCGGCCGCGCCGACCCTGCGCCAGGCCACATAGACCTGCTCCAGCGTCGTCTGGACCAGGTCCTCGGCGGCGTGCTGCTCCCCCGTAAGGAGAAATGCCGTACGCATCAACCGCGGCCAGCGGCCGATGACAAAGCGCTGGAACTCCTCGTCCCGAGCCTGCTTCCGATCCCCCATGGGCACCTCCTAGATGTACAAAGGAGTCCACGAGGACCGGATTTCGTTGCCCCGACGGCAGGAGATCTTCGGCGGCCTCAGCGAGCGGAGATCTTCGAGGGCAGCCACAGCAGCATCAGCACCGCCCCGCCGAGCAGCACGTAACCGCCCGTACGGAAGGCCAGCGCGTATCCCGCGGTCAGTGCCTGTGCCGACGAGTCGCTCCCCGTACGCGAGGCCGCGATGGTCGACATGACGGCGAGACCGAGCGAACCGCCCATCGTGCGGGAGGTGTTGACCAGCCCGGACACCAGACCGGCGTCCCCCGGCGCCGCCCCCGAGGTCGCGAGCGAGGCGAGCGGGGTGGCGGCCAGCCCCGCGCCCGCCATCATCAGGACCCCGGGGAACATGATCGCCGTCAGGTAGGAGCCGTCGGCCGTCATCGTCGACTGCCAGCCGAAGCCCGCCGCGGCGACCAGCGACCCGATGACGGCGACGTTGCGCGCCCCGACCACCGGCATGAGCCGCGGTGCGAGTTTCGAGCCCAGGACCACCGCCAGTGAGCTCGGCACCAGCGCGAGCCCGGCACCCAGCGGCGAGTAGCCGAGCACGTTCTGCGCGTACAGCGTCATGAAGAACCACATGCAGAACATCGCGGAGCCGCACACGAACATGGCCGCGTTCGCCGACGCCACCGCCCGCACACCGAGCAGGCGCAGCGGCATCAGCGGCACCCGCGTCCGCGCCTCGACCAGGAGGAACAGGCCGATCAGCGCGAGCCCGGCACACAGCGGTACGAGGGTCGCGGCCGCCGCCCACCCCTCCGCCTCGGTCTGCACGATCCCGTACGCGAGGGTCGCGAGCCCCGCCGTCACCAGCAGCGCGCCCGGCAGGTCGAGCCGCCGCCCGTCCCCGGCCCGGCTCTCCACGAGCCACCGTGCGGCGCCCGCCAGCACCACCGCGCCCACCGGCACGTTGATCAGCAGCACCCACCGCCACGACAGCCCGTCCACCAGCAGGCCGCCGACCAGACCGCCGGCCGCCCCGCCCCCGGCGCCGACCGCCGTCCAGGTCGCGATGGCCCGCGCGCGGGCGGCGCCCTCCGGGACCGCCGAGGTGAGGATCGTCAGCGTCGAGGGCGCGAGCACCGCCGCTCCGAGCCCCTGCGCGGCCCGCGCGACCAGCAACTGCCAGCCCGCCTGGGCGAGCCCGCCGCCCAGCGAGGCCACCGTGAACAGCGCGAGCCCCACCAGGAACATCCGCTTGCGCCCGTACAGGTCACCGGCCCGCCCGCCGAGCAGCATGAACCCGGCGAAGGCGATCGCGTACGCGTTGACCACCCACTGCAGCCCCGGCGCGCTCAGCCCCAGGTCGGTCCGCATGGACGGCAGCGCCACGTTCACGACGGACACGTCGAGCACGACGAGGAACTGTCCGGCGCAGGCGAGCGCCACCACCAGCCAGGTGGGCGGCGCGACGCGAGCTGATATTCGGGTGTCTTCCGCGGCTCGAAGCATGAGGGTCATGCTCTCAACCGCCCTACGGTCCTTGCATCGGGATTTCGCCGCACTCGCCCTGGGCCACAGGTCCTAGGGCCACCCGTGCACCCGGCATCGAGGCGGCCTCGAACATCGAGGCAGCCCGAACATCGCGGCAGCCTCGAGCGGAGCTCTGGTGATCAGCCCGCCGCCCGCAGCAGCGTGACCACCGCCGCGCCGCCCAGCCCGATGTTGTGGGCGAGCCCGACCCGCGCGCCCGGCACCTGCCGGGGCCCCGCCTCGCCCCTCAACTGCCACACCAGCTCGGCCACTTGGGCGATCCCGGTCGCCCCCAGCGGATGCCCCTTGGAGATCAGCCCGCCGGACGGGTTCACGACCCACCGCCCGCCGTACGTCGTGGCCCCCGACTCGACGAGTTTGCCGGACTCCCCCTCCTCGCACATCCCGAGCGCCTCGTAGGTCAGCAGCTCGTTGATGGAGAAGCAGTCGTGCAGTTCCACGACGTCCACGTCGTCGATGCCGAGTCCCGACCGCTCGTACACCTGGCGCGCGGCCTCCCGCGACATCGGCTGTCCGACGACGTCGACGCAGGAGCCGGACGCGAAGGACTCCTCGGTGTCGGTGGTCATGGCCTGCGCGACGATC
This portion of the Streptomyces mirabilis genome encodes:
- a CDS encoding alpha-L-arabinofuranosidase B; the protein is MLAVLSVLAAVVALAVGAPAATAAGSLPCDVYAAAGTPCVAAHSLVRALYSSYNGSLYQVQRASDSATANIGLLAAGGYANAAAQDSFCSGTTCIITKLYDQSARHNDLTVEGAGGAGAADVGAPADALPVTVGGHQVYGLEISAGMGYRDNYTSGVATNGAAEGMYMVTSGTHVNGSCCFDYGNAETNNKDTGNGHMDAINFGTECWFSPCYGQGPWVQADLENGLFQSDSGYSKNTSNTGTGSMPFVTALLKNNGQDHFALKYGNAQSGGLTTTYSGGEPTTSGYSPMHQEGAIVLGTGGDNSNGSIGSFFEGVMTSGIPTDAADDSVQANIVSVGYGGATGSTGSLTAGSEISLRATTSCCTTDYIRHQNNAAVISAITSSSSTLDKGDATWVVRRGLADSSCYSFESRNYPGDFLRHFNYQLYRQPMVGTTQFRQDATFCAGTGKSGTGTSFASYNYPTRYLRHYNYNVYIASDGGSNTFDSATSWTDDVSWAVTAPWAP
- a CDS encoding response regulator transcription factor, with amino-acid sequence MPRDHRPTKSVRVLLAEDQGMMRGALALLLGMEPDIEVVAQVAAGDAIVDAALTHRPDVALLDIELPGMSGLDAAAVLREQAPDCRVLILTTFGRPGYLRRAMEAGAAGFLVKDGPVEDLAEAIRRVLTGETVIDPALAAAALSAGPNPLTARECDVLKASADGATVADIASKLHLSESTVRNYLSSAIGKTSTRNRMEAMREARQQGWL
- a CDS encoding SigE family RNA polymerase sigma factor — its product is MGDRKQARDEEFQRFVIGRWPRLMRTAFLLTGEQHAAEDLVQTTLEQVYVAWRRVGAADDPEAYVRRVMINAHARKHRRRLKEFLAPKDDSGLTHELPDQGDRIAQADDRSALLTALVQLPPRQREAVVLRYWEDLSESQAAEAMGCSVGAVKSNAAKGIAKLRAIPGLADMVTHGGRK
- a CDS encoding MFS transporter; amino-acid sequence: MTLMLRAAEDTRISARVAPPTWLVVALACAGQFLVVLDVSVVNVALPSMRTDLGLSAPGLQWVVNAYAIAFAGFMLLGGRAGDLYGRKRMFLVGLALFTVASLGGGLAQAGWQLLVARAAQGLGAAVLAPSTLTILTSAVPEGAARARAIATWTAVGAGGGAAGGLVGGLLVDGLSWRWVLLINVPVGAVVLAGAARWLVESRAGDGRRLDLPGALLVTAGLATLAYGIVQTEAEGWAAAATLVPLCAGLALIGLFLLVEARTRVPLMPLRLLGVRAVASANAAMFVCGSAMFCMWFFMTLYAQNVLGYSPLGAGLALVPSSLAVVLGSKLAPRLMPVVGARNVAVIGSLVAAAGFGWQSTMTADGSYLTAIMFPGVLMMAGAGLAATPLASLATSGAAPGDAGLVSGLVNTSRTMGGSLGLAVMSTIAASRTGSDSSAQALTAGYALAFRTGGYVLLGGAVLMLLWLPSKISAR